In Nostoc sp. GT001, a genomic segment contains:
- a CDS encoding tetratricopeptide repeat protein, producing MPDSLPLSDRYLALIDEIVETTLKGKISSVEQVYQMLLKGITSGTGEVFELALSDRLNSLQSQVDSEKDELKKAKATRSLRAIKTIQSQWQRWQEQNKATEAIAFAATEITTAPAAERLAAFIRVTDPNQKYPLNLQQLQQLSKALQQFAQADADLQQFSEGITRGLASWQRLQDNLLSWMYEQKESLGFGGVPGESGPWASWAKQLNSELPKTLLRTLAREESAIEFAERQRGITLRDWVEMALILQFLQRGLINWFDQQAYDVKAGPKLSISTFLTFAVIWSQLASGFRSIGTIYSDACSQIMLQILRTFAQRPYFPFYGGIFASFTGTYLRDALDYLDEPLRRGEGTQEKARILTLLGYSQRALGQYQRSIDFHQQALDIARNAGDRTCEIANLNHLSRTYVQQQNYAEAINYSQRALILSRQAGDRTGEANALVNLGYSEVMQAQELENLEPETYEAAINYLEQGLKLSEKLGDLQSKALCVSSLGIAYLVIGEHQTAIKYLEDGFKTAQVSGDLYLQGRNLAYLAEAYYHLQNSEKTVYTGCLGMYLLEQIASNEWRQAAGLLTILQGQIGAEAFQKFLQQHRPKIIAVIGVDGYDHIPQLLEEYQGDM from the coding sequence GTGCCAGACTCTCTGCCATTAAGCGATCGCTATCTTGCCTTAATCGATGAAATTGTCGAAACCACCCTCAAGGGCAAAATTAGCTCTGTAGAACAGGTGTATCAAATGCTGCTTAAAGGAATTACTTCCGGGACAGGGGAAGTGTTTGAGCTAGCTTTGAGCGATCGCCTGAATTCCCTCCAAAGTCAAGTAGATAGCGAAAAAGACGAACTCAAGAAAGCCAAGGCGACTCGCTCTTTGAGAGCCATTAAGACCATTCAAAGCCAATGGCAACGCTGGCAAGAGCAAAATAAAGCCACAGAAGCGATCGCCTTTGCAGCTACAGAAATCACCACAGCACCTGCTGCCGAGCGTCTAGCGGCATTTATCCGGGTTACTGACCCAAATCAGAAGTATCCGCTAAATTTACAACAGTTACAGCAGTTATCAAAGGCATTGCAGCAATTTGCTCAGGCAGATGCTGATTTACAACAATTTTCCGAAGGGATTACCCGTGGTTTAGCTTCTTGGCAGCGATTGCAAGACAACTTACTCAGTTGGATGTACGAGCAAAAGGAATCTTTGGGATTTGGCGGCGTACCGGGAGAAAGTGGCCCTTGGGCAAGTTGGGCTAAACAACTCAATAGTGAATTACCCAAAACACTACTTCGCACCTTAGCTAGGGAAGAATCCGCAATTGAGTTTGCCGAACGACAACGAGGCATCACCCTTAGAGATTGGGTGGAAATGGCATTGATTTTACAGTTCTTGCAACGGGGACTAATTAACTGGTTTGACCAACAAGCTTACGATGTGAAAGCGGGACCAAAGTTGTCCATTTCCACTTTTTTGACCTTTGCAGTGATTTGGAGTCAGTTAGCAAGTGGTTTTAGGAGCATTGGGACAATATACAGCGATGCCTGTTCTCAAATCATGCTCCAGATTTTACGAACCTTTGCCCAGCGTCCGTATTTTCCCTTTTACGGCGGGATTTTTGCCTCTTTTACTGGTACTTATTTACGAGATGCCCTAGATTATCTGGATGAACCACTGCGAAGAGGTGAGGGAACGCAAGAAAAGGCACGGATTTTGACCCTTTTGGGCTATTCTCAGCGGGCTTTGGGACAATACCAGCGGTCAATTGATTTTCATCAGCAAGCGCTAGATATAGCCAGAAATGCAGGCGATCGCACCTGTGAAATTGCCAATCTCAATCACCTCAGCCGTACCTACGTGCAACAGCAAAATTATGCTGAGGCAATTAACTACAGTCAACGAGCATTAATACTGAGTCGGCAAGCAGGCGATCGCACCGGAGAAGCAAACGCGCTAGTGAATTTGGGTTACAGCGAAGTCATGCAAGCTCAGGAATTGGAAAACCTAGAACCAGAAACCTATGAAGCCGCAATTAATTATTTGGAACAAGGTTTAAAATTATCAGAAAAATTAGGCGATCTTCAAAGTAAAGCCTTATGTGTCAGCAGCTTAGGAATTGCCTATCTAGTAATTGGAGAACACCAAACGGCAATTAAGTATCTGGAAGATGGCTTTAAAACAGCGCAAGTTTCCGGTGATTTGTATCTCCAAGGACGGAACTTAGCTTATTTAGCAGAAGCTTATTATCATCTGCAAAATTCCGAAAAAACTGTTTACACAGGCTGCTTGGGAATGTATCTTTTAGAGCAAATTGCTTCTAATGAGTGGCGTCAAGCAGCAGGGTTACTGACAATTTTACAAGGACAAATCGGGGCAGAAGCTTTCCAAAAGTTCTTACAGCAACATCGCCCGAAAATTATTGCGGTTATTGGTGTGGATGGGTACGATCACATTCCGCAATTGTTAGAAGAATATCAGGGAGATATGTGA
- a CDS encoding WecB/TagA/CpsF family glycosyltransferase: MKTFPEVKLFDTRFHKVKVQELVDYLIEAAKSQKKTVVGHVNIRAMNFAYEKSWYRDFLNKADLVFCDGFGVMVGARFNGYSMQSAHRMTAPDYIEDLALKCAQENLSLFLLAGKPGVVDKAITKLGSIAPNLRVHGHHGYFDKSGKENDLVIEKINKFQPDILYIGFGMPLQERWILDNFNKIETTVFLPLGACLDFYTDSIYRGPRWLTDNGLEWLTRLITEPTRLADRYLVGIPLFFYRVVKQRITQGMITNR; this comes from the coding sequence ATGAAAACTTTTCCGGAAGTGAAATTATTTGATACAAGATTCCATAAAGTTAAAGTACAAGAATTAGTTGATTATTTAATAGAAGCAGCAAAAAGCCAAAAAAAGACAGTTGTAGGACATGTGAATATCAGAGCAATGAATTTCGCTTATGAAAAGTCTTGGTATCGAGATTTTTTGAATAAGGCTGATTTAGTATTTTGTGACGGATTTGGTGTAATGGTAGGAGCTAGATTCAACGGTTATTCAATGCAATCTGCACATCGAATGACAGCACCAGATTACATCGAAGATTTAGCATTAAAGTGCGCTCAAGAAAACCTTTCTTTATTTTTGTTAGCTGGAAAACCTGGCGTAGTGGATAAGGCAATTACTAAGTTAGGATCAATTGCACCTAATTTACGCGTACATGGACATCATGGTTATTTTGATAAATCAGGAAAAGAGAATGATTTGGTAATAGAAAAAATTAATAAATTCCAACCAGATATTTTATATATTGGTTTTGGTATGCCATTACAAGAACGCTGGATTTTAGATAACTTCAATAAAATTGAAACTACTGTATTTTTACCTTTGGGTGCTTGTCTAGATTTTTATACTGACTCTATATATCGCGGCCCGCGTTGGTTGACTGATAATGGTCTGGAGTGGTTAACACGCTTAATTACTGAACCCACTCGTCTAGCAGACCGTTATCTTGTAGGCATTCCATTATTTTTTTATCGTGTAGTTAAACAGCGAATCACTCAAGGAATGATAACAAATCGCTAA
- the gntT gene encoding guanitoxin biosynthesis MATE family efflux transporter GntT, with protein sequence MLGNNDLQDRWIPRYFRLAIANMLSNLMVPLSGMVSVSFLGHLQDIRHLAGVALGTVLFNYFYRTFNFLRLSVTGTTAQATGRNDREEVLLLGLRNVLIALCLGFAVLLLQYPLRELGFIVLNNAPEVKAAGVDYFNMRIWGVPAVLVNMVLFGWLMGREQSGKVLALSAFGNILNIVLSYQMILRVGWDSMGAGLAQALSQFLMMVLGLIWAKSEIQWKEIRAVAPQLWDKSAWNETFALSRELFVRTLAVGFTFWAFTNLFAGMGRIAFAENVLLLEFLTLGIQILNGLSYATETLTGNFHGTNDRKQMVPLLGVSVGVTLMFAVTMSLTCILFPQTVFGLLTNHTEITTQIDRYIPWLMGVLALYAFVVSIEAYFFGLAEALILRNAAFIATGLGFIPTAALAWKLQSVHLLWLAMSLFMVTRVIVQGIQIPRTLKLATEDIVPAQKTQAS encoded by the coding sequence ATGTTAGGAAATAATGACTTGCAAGACCGATGGATTCCTCGCTATTTCAGATTAGCGATCGCAAATATGCTCTCCAATTTAATGGTGCCGTTGTCTGGAATGGTTAGTGTTTCCTTTTTAGGACACTTGCAAGACATTCGTCATTTAGCTGGCGTTGCACTGGGGACAGTTCTGTTTAATTACTTCTATCGAACATTCAATTTTTTGCGTCTCTCTGTGACTGGCACAACTGCCCAGGCGACTGGAAGGAACGATCGCGAGGAAGTACTACTGCTAGGCTTACGGAATGTTTTAATTGCCCTCTGCTTAGGATTTGCTGTTTTGCTCCTACAATACCCACTGCGAGAGTTGGGGTTTATTGTCTTGAACAATGCTCCAGAGGTGAAAGCGGCTGGAGTGGACTACTTCAACATGCGGATTTGGGGTGTACCTGCGGTTTTGGTGAATATGGTGCTGTTTGGCTGGTTGATGGGGCGCGAACAGAGCGGGAAAGTGTTGGCCTTATCGGCTTTTGGTAACATCCTTAACATCGTCTTAAGTTACCAGATGATTCTGCGAGTGGGTTGGGACAGTATGGGAGCAGGCTTGGCACAAGCTTTGAGCCAATTTCTCATGATGGTGCTTGGACTAATTTGGGCCAAGAGTGAAATCCAGTGGAAAGAGATCCGTGCCGTCGCGCCTCAACTTTGGGACAAATCTGCTTGGAATGAGACTTTTGCCCTGAGTCGGGAGCTTTTTGTGCGGACACTGGCAGTTGGGTTTACCTTTTGGGCTTTTACCAATCTGTTTGCTGGGATGGGAAGAATCGCCTTTGCAGAAAATGTCTTACTGCTTGAGTTCCTGACGCTAGGAATTCAAATACTCAATGGCTTGTCTTATGCAACAGAAACCTTGACAGGCAACTTTCATGGCACAAACGATCGCAAGCAGATGGTTCCACTGCTTGGCGTTTCTGTAGGCGTGACTCTGATGTTTGCAGTTACCATGTCCCTTACCTGCATCCTGTTTCCTCAGACGGTATTTGGGCTACTCACAAATCATACGGAAATAACCACCCAGATTGATCGCTATATTCCCTGGCTAATGGGCGTACTGGCGCTGTATGCCTTCGTCGTCTCAATTGAGGCTTATTTCTTTGGTTTGGCAGAAGCATTAATACTCCGAAATGCGGCTTTTATTGCAACTGGGTTAGGGTTTATTCCCACAGCAGCCCTGGCTTGGAAGTTACAGAGTGTACATCTTTTGTGGTTGGCGATGTCTTTGTTCATGGTGACTAGGGTTATAGTGCAGGGAATTCAGATCCCTAGAACCTTGAAACTAGCGACAGAAGATATTGTTCCTGCTCAAAAGACTCAAGCTTCATGA
- a CDS encoding glycosyltransferase family 4 protein: MNSIKITMLGESLERQGGIVSVEKLILEETTSDIQIKHITTLPNGSTFHKVLVFLQAIGKLFWNLLNQRTDLIHIHVSDRGSAFRHSITTLVGWLFKKPVIIHTHSADFHLFYSKLPQLLKQWLSWSFCKCTRFIVLSDSWKNFYIENLGLKAEQVIVLPNPVKIPAQIPQRIDSKQIFFLFLGRIGERKGAFDLIKAFASMPVAQQSQAKLVIAGDGDVEQARSLIPTLNLTDYITILDWVDQEKRDELLTKADVFVLPSYNEGLPMALLEAMSWGLAVITTAVGGIPEIVTQNQNGLLVNPGNIQQLSEAMQSLIADENLRISLGNNARVRVKDLDINNYLTSLTCIYTAVIN, translated from the coding sequence ATGAATTCCATAAAAATTACTATGTTGGGCGAAAGCTTAGAGCGCCAAGGTGGAATAGTTTCTGTGGAGAAGCTCATTCTTGAAGAAACTACCTCTGATATTCAAATTAAACACATTACGACTTTACCGAATGGTTCTACTTTCCATAAAGTGTTAGTGTTTTTGCAGGCAATAGGTAAGTTATTTTGGAACTTATTAAACCAAAGAACTGACCTAATTCACATTCATGTTTCAGATAGAGGTAGTGCTTTTCGTCATTCAATTACTACTCTTGTTGGTTGGTTATTTAAGAAACCAGTAATTATTCATACTCATAGTGCTGATTTTCATTTGTTTTACTCTAAACTACCTCAATTGCTTAAGCAGTGGCTAAGTTGGTCTTTTTGTAAATGCACCCGTTTCATTGTTTTATCAGATAGCTGGAAAAATTTTTACATTGAGAATCTTGGTTTGAAGGCAGAGCAAGTTATTGTTCTCCCTAACCCAGTAAAAATTCCTGCACAAATTCCACAGCGAATAGATTCCAAACAGATATTTTTCTTATTTTTAGGGCGCATTGGTGAGCGCAAAGGTGCTTTTGATTTAATTAAAGCATTTGCTTCTATGCCTGTTGCTCAACAAAGCCAAGCCAAGTTAGTGATAGCAGGGGATGGAGATGTAGAACAAGCTCGTAGTTTGATCCCAACTCTAAATCTTACTGACTACATCACTATTCTTGATTGGGTAGATCAAGAAAAACGCGACGAGCTTTTAACTAAAGCTGATGTCTTTGTGTTACCTTCCTACAACGAAGGTCTGCCTATGGCACTACTAGAAGCAATGAGTTGGGGTTTGGCAGTTATCACTACCGCAGTAGGAGGAATACCCGAAATAGTTACTCAAAACCAGAATGGTTTATTAGTTAATCCGGGGAATATTCAACAATTGTCAGAGGCAATGCAATCCTTAATTGCAGACGAAAATCTGAGAATATCTTTGGGAAATAACGCACGAGTCAGAGTTAAAGACTTGGACATAAATAATTATCTTACGTCTTTAACATGCATTTATACAGCAGTTATCAATTGA